The proteins below are encoded in one region of Desulfuromonadales bacterium:
- a CDS encoding outer membrane protein assembly factor BamD yields MKRLLFLAVFLLLATACASTKATQPKTAEYYLQEGERYFDNGQYEQAIASWEKVREAFFSPELNIVAELKIAEAHFLAKEFVEAAAAYEDFLKQHPDHERTPQVLFQLGMSYYNQILAADRDQTATRNALATFESLVKRFPADPKKPEAQVLIARCRDRLAEHELQVGHFYLRTGAYQAAIHRMQGIFSLYPDYAHRDRVYFYLGQAYLKIGERQQADAAFNTLFNEFPQSKYIKEAQKIAGKLD; encoded by the coding sequence ATGAAACGATTGCTTTTTCTGGCGGTTTTCTTGCTCCTCGCTACCGCATGCGCCTCCACCAAGGCCACCCAGCCAAAAACGGCCGAGTATTATCTGCAGGAAGGCGAACGCTATTTCGACAATGGGCAATACGAGCAGGCCATCGCCTCGTGGGAAAAGGTGCGGGAAGCCTTTTTCTCTCCCGAACTCAACATTGTGGCGGAGTTGAAGATCGCCGAGGCCCATTTTCTGGCGAAAGAGTTCGTCGAAGCGGCGGCGGCCTATGAAGACTTTCTCAAGCAGCACCCCGACCACGAGCGCACCCCACAGGTCCTCTTCCAACTGGGGATGTCCTACTACAACCAGATACTCGCCGCGGACCGGGATCAGACGGCGACCCGCAACGCCTTGGCAACCTTTGAAAGCCTGGTGAAGCGATTTCCCGCCGACCCGAAAAAGCCGGAGGCGCAAGTTCTCATTGCCCGGTGCCGTGACCGCCTGGCCGAACACGAGCTCCAGGTCGGACACTTCTACCTGCGTACCGGCGCCTACCAGGCGGCCATCCACCGGATGCAGGGCATTTTCTCACTCTATCCCGACTACGCCCACCGGGACCGGGTCTATTTCTACCTGGGACAGGCCTACCTGAAAATCGGCGAGCGCCAGCAGGCGGACGCCGCCTTCAACACTCTTTTCAATGAATTCCCGCAGAGCAAATACATCAAGGAGGCACAAAAAATCGCTGGCAAGCTCGACTGA